The genomic region GGGTGGAGGGGAACACCTTCTGCCACGTCTTGAGGATCGGGTCGTCGGTGTCCCACGCGTAGAGCGTGACCTTGCCGTCATATGCGTCGACCGTGGCCTTGACGGAGTTGCGGATGTAGTTGATCTGGTCCGTCGGCACGAGCGGCTGCGTCTGCTGCGAGTCCGCGATGAGGCGGCTCATGTCTTGGCGCTGCGAGTAGGGGTATTGATCGCTCGTCGTGTAGCCGTCGACGATCCACACCACGCGGCCGTCGACGACGCTGGGGTACGGGTCCTTGTCGATGGTGAGGTACGGCGCGACCTTGCCGACGCGCTCCGCCGGGTCGCGGTCGTAGATGATCTGCGACTGGTCGTTGATCTGGTTGGCCAGGAAGATCTGCTCCGACTGGAACTTGAGCGCGTAGATGAGCCGCTTGAAGACGTTGTCGACCTTCGGCCCGCCGTCGCCCTGGAACGTCGTGTAGGTCTCGTCCGCGCCGTCGACGCCGGACGGGTAGTCCAACTCCACCTTGTCGCCCGACTCGGGTCCGCCGACGATGGAGTAGTCGGGCGAGTTCTCGCCGAAGTACACGCGCGGCTCGAAGTCGCCCAGGTCGCCCGAGGCGGGGATGCCCGACTCGAGGAACACGGGCTGGCCGTCGGACGTGCGCTGCGTGCCGTACGCCGCCACGAGCGAGTAGCCGTGCGTGTAGACGAGGTGCTGGTTGACCCACGAGGTGCCGGTGTTGGTGGGGCTCAGCTCGCGGACCGCGACCACCGTGTCCTGCACGCGGCCGTCGATCTGGTACCGGTCGACGTCGAGGTTGTTCCCGAACTGGTAGTACTGCCGGAACTGCTGCAGCTGGCTGAACGCGTCGCCCACGACGGCGGGGTCGAGGATGCGGATGTTCGCGGTCGTCGCGGCGTCCTCGCGGAGCGCGCCCGGCGTGGTGTCCGTGGTCGCGTCGTAGGGGATCTCCTCGATGTCCGCCAGACCGTAGGCTGCGCGGGTCGCCTCGATGTTGCGCTCCAGGTACGTCGCCTCGAGCGAGCGCTCGTTGGGCTCCACCTGGAACCGCTGCACGATGGCCGGGTAGGCCGTGCCGATGAGGATACTGGCTACGATGAGCCCGGCGGTCCCGATGATGGGCAGGCGCCAGCGGCCGATGGCGGCGGTGATGAGGAACAGCACCGCGACGACGATGGCGATGCCGGCGAGGATCGTGCGGCCCGGGATCACGGCGTTGACGTCGGAGTACGCGGCACCGGTGAACAGCCCGCCGTTGGCCGTGTTGACCACGGAGGAGTACTGGTCGAGCCAGATGCTCACGCCCTGCAGCAGGAAGTAGACGCCCGCGGTGATCGCGATCTGGATGCGGGAGCTCTTCGAGATGCGCACCTCGCGGCCCGAGAACCGCACGGCGCCGTAGAGGTAGCTCGTGGCGAGCACGCCGAACATGGAGATGATGACGACGGCCGAGGCGAAGCCGACGACCGCGTGGTAGAAGGGCAGCTCGAACAGGTAGAACGACGTGTCGAGCCCGAACTGCGGATCGGTCGTGCCGGAGGGCGTGCGGTTGAGCCAGAGGAGCGTGCGCTGCCAGCCGCTCGACGCGGAGACGCCCGCGAACAGGCCGAACACCGCGGGGATCGCGAACATGGCGAGGCGACGCAGCGGCTCGATGACCTGCTGGTAGCGGTCGAGCTGCGAGTTGAGCTTCGCGTAGACGGGCCGCGAGCGGTACGCGACCTGGATGCTCACGAACACCGGGATCGCCATGGCGAGGAACCCGATGAGGAACAGCGCGATGCCCGCGCCCCACTGCGTGAGCAGCACCCCCAGGTAGCCCAGCTGGTCGTACCAGAGGACGTCGGCGTAGAACCCGGCGAAGATGAAGAACGCGATCACGAGGGCGGCGATGATGGCCGCGGTTATGGCGAGGGGGGCTCGGCTCCGTCTGGCGGGCCGGGCGGATGTGCTTGTCACGTGTGTGCCTCAGAGTCGGGGACAGCGGAGTCCTCATCCTAGGCGGAGCGGTTGCCAGGGACCTGCGAGCGAGAGGCGGTCCGCGTCTGGTAAGGGCGCCCTCGCGACGACCGCGACGGCCGCTGTCCTCGGCGACGCGTCGGCGACGCGTCAGCAGGTCGGGAGCGCGTCCAGGTCGCCGTCCGTGGAGATGGCGGCGAGCGCCGCGAGCGAGTCGTCGAGGGTCGACACGGCGAACACGCGGAGGCCGTCGGGCACGTGCCCGCGCACCTCGTCGCAGTTGTCGGTCGGCGCCAGGAAGTACCGGGCCCCCGCGCTCTCGGCGCCGTCGAGCTTCTGGCGGATCCCGCCGATCGGGCCGACGTGACCCCCCGCGTCGATCGTCCCCGTGCCCGCGATGTCCTTGCCGCCGGTGAGCGAGCCCTCCTCGAGCTTGTCCATGATCCCGAGCGCGAACATCATGCCGGCGCTCGGTCCGCCGACGTCGTCGAGCTGGATGTCGACCTCGAACGGGAACTCGTAGGAGGTGGAGGTGACGACGCCGATGACGGGACGGCCGTCGCGCGCGGCGGGGGTGACCTCGACCGTGCTGTCCTGGCCGTCGCGCGTGATCCCGAAGGACAGCGGCGTGCTCGTGCCCGCGGCGGCGACGCGCGCCTGCAGGTCGGCGAGGTCGGCGCCGTCGACCGTGCGGATCGCGTCGCCGGCGCGGAGGGCCCCTTCGGCCGAGGAGCCGTCGAGGACGCTCTGCACCTGGAGCGTGCGCGGCACGGCGATGCCGAGCTCGGTGAGGGCCGCGGCCACGGCGTCCTGCTGCGAGTCGGTCATCTGGACCTGGTTCCGGGCGTCGCGCTGCTCGGCGGTCTGGTCGGCCGGGAAGACGGCCTCCATCGGCACGACGCTGCGGGTCGGGTCGAGCCAGGCGGAGACGACCGCGAACCAGTCCGGACGCTGCGCCGGGTTGCCGACGACGCTCACGGTGAGCATGTCGAGGCTGCCGTCGGTGGGGTACGTCGTGCGGTCGGGGATGGAGATGAGAGGACGCTCGGTGCCCTCGTGGTCGCTCGTGCCGAGGGTGTCGAACACGGGACCCGGCTGCTCGATGACGTACGGCGACGGCATGAGGCCGAGCGCGAGGGCGAGCACGGCGCCCGTGCCGGCGAGCACGCGGCCGACACGGCGGCGGCGCGGGGGCCGGGGTGCGCGGGGGGCGTGCTGGGCGAACAGGCTCATCCGGGTGTCCTCGGTGTCGGGGCGCGTCGGGCCGGGAAACGGCCGGGCGACGGGCGTCGGGGCGGCCCTCGTGGCCGCTGTTCGCGGCGGGCGGAAGCCGCGGTGGCTCAGCCTAGGCGAATGCGGATGGGTTTCCCGTGGGCGCGGGCTACCGTGGATCCACCGGCCGCGGCACCGCGATCCGGACCCCCTCGACCCCCGGGAGACCCTCCATGGCCGACGAGCCCACCCCGAATCCCGAGGACGAGTTCCGGCGCATGCTGGAGCGGTTCCTCGGCGCCGACGGGCAGATCGACCCGGACAAGCTCGCGGGCGCCGCCGGGCTCCCGCAGGACCCCGAGATGGTCCGCCAGCTCCTCGCGCAGCTCCAGGGCGCGCTCGCCAACACGGGTGACGGCGTCGACTGGAAGGTGGCCCGCGAGGGCGCCCGGCAGCTCGCCGCCGCCGAGCAGACGCAGGTCACCGCCGCCGCGTCCGCGCCCCTCGACCAGGCGTTCCAGGTCGCCGCGCTCTGGCTGGACGAGGTCACCTACGTCAGCCAGCTCACCGTCGCGCCGCGCCTCATCACCCGCGCGCAGTGGACCGAGCTCACCATGCCCGTGTGGACGCAGCTCGCGGAGCCCGTCGCGCTCAGCATCGCCGACTCGCTCACCGAGGTGCTCCAGCAGAACGCGCCCGAGGAGATGCAGGGCATGGTGGCCGGCGCCGGTCGCATGGTGCGCAACCTCGGCGGCACCCTCTTCGCCATGCAGCTCGGCCAGGTGGTCGGGCAGCTGTCCACCGAGGTCGTCTCGGGCGGCGACGTCGGCATCCCGCTCCTCGACGACCAGCAGGCCGCGCTCCTGCCGCAGAACGTCCAGGCGTTCGGCGAGGGGATCGACGTCTCCGACGACCAGGTGCAGATCTACCTCGCCGTCCGCGAGCTCGCCCACGCGCGCCTGTTCCGCCACGCGCGCTGGCTGCGGCTGCAGCTCATCTCCTCCATCACGGAGTTCGCGAAGGGCGTGCACATCGACACCGACCGGCTCGA from Clavibacter michiganensis subsp. insidiosus harbors:
- a CDS encoding UPF0182 family protein → MTSTSARPARRSRAPLAITAAIIAALVIAFFIFAGFYADVLWYDQLGYLGVLLTQWGAGIALFLIGFLAMAIPVFVSIQVAYRSRPVYAKLNSQLDRYQQVIEPLRRLAMFAIPAVFGLFAGVSASSGWQRTLLWLNRTPSGTTDPQFGLDTSFYLFELPFYHAVVGFASAVVIISMFGVLATSYLYGAVRFSGREVRISKSSRIQIAITAGVYFLLQGVSIWLDQYSSVVNTANGGLFTGAAYSDVNAVIPGRTILAGIAIVVAVLFLITAAIGRWRLPIIGTAGLIVASILIGTAYPAIVQRFQVEPNERSLEATYLERNIEATRAAYGLADIEEIPYDATTDTTPGALREDAATTANIRILDPAVVGDAFSQLQQFRQYYQFGNNLDVDRYQIDGRVQDTVVAVRELSPTNTGTSWVNQHLVYTHGYSLVAAYGTQRTSDGQPVFLESGIPASGDLGDFEPRVYFGENSPDYSIVGGPESGDKVELDYPSGVDGADETYTTFQGDGGPKVDNVFKRLIYALKFQSEQIFLANQINDQSQIIYDRDPAERVGKVAPYLTIDKDPYPSVVDGRVVWIVDGYTTSDQYPYSQRQDMSRLIADSQQTQPLVPTDQINYIRNSVKATVDAYDGKVTLYAWDTDDPILKTWQKVFPSTLKPISDISGELMSHLRFPADMFKVQRAVLGKYHVTDPGSIYSNQDLWTTPNDPTATTEAGTPASLQPPYYLTMQMPGQDAPRFSLYSTFIPPATQDTSRSVLTGYLGVDSDAGNVAGEKAADYGKLRLLTLPNDDTIPAPTQIQNNFNSDTNVANQLNLLERGGRTSVVRGNLLTLPVGGGLLYVQPVYVRSTGDTSYPLLRKVLVAFGDKIAFEDTLDAALDSIFGGDSGATAGDENVPTTPADDGSADGGTDAGTGSTPAPTTSPSAPAQDVQAALDAANTALQERQAAYASGDLVAAAQADQRFTEAVQRAYELSQQQ
- a CDS encoding YlbL family protein, which produces MSLFAQHAPRAPRPPRRRRVGRVLAGTGAVLALALGLMPSPYVIEQPGPVFDTLGTSDHEGTERPLISIPDRTTYPTDGSLDMLTVSVVGNPAQRPDWFAVVSAWLDPTRSVVPMEAVFPADQTAEQRDARNQVQMTDSQQDAVAAALTELGIAVPRTLQVQSVLDGSSAEGALRAGDAIRTVDGADLADLQARVAAAGTSTPLSFGITRDGQDSTVEVTPAARDGRPVIGVVTSTSYEFPFEVDIQLDDVGGPSAGMMFALGIMDKLEEGSLTGGKDIAGTGTIDAGGHVGPIGGIRQKLDGAESAGARYFLAPTDNCDEVRGHVPDGLRVFAVSTLDDSLAALAAISTDGDLDALPTC
- a CDS encoding zinc-dependent metalloprotease; translated protein: MADEPTPNPEDEFRRMLERFLGADGQIDPDKLAGAAGLPQDPEMVRQLLAQLQGALANTGDGVDWKVAREGARQLAAAEQTQVTAAASAPLDQAFQVAALWLDEVTYVSQLTVAPRLITRAQWTELTMPVWTQLAEPVALSIADSLTEVLQQNAPEEMQGMVAGAGRMVRNLGGTLFAMQLGQVVGQLSTEVVSGGDVGIPLLDDQQAALLPQNVQAFGEGIDVSDDQVQIYLAVRELAHARLFRHARWLRLQLISSITEFAKGVHIDTDRLESLAEGFDPSNPEELRQAMVDGSLIPPKTDAQLAALARLETMLALIEGWVDVVTAAATVRLPRASAIAETVRRRRATGGPAESAFATLVGLELRPRRLREAAAMWQAVTDGVGAEQRDALWSHPDVLPTSEDIDAPHALVARLTQGEPEPDEVDQALEDLLSGSDAGRPVEDGQGRATEPGETPDDGPDDAPGTDPRPV